A part of Miscanthus floridulus cultivar M001 chromosome 6, ASM1932011v1, whole genome shotgun sequence genomic DNA contains:
- the LOC136457502 gene encoding subtilisin-like protease SBT2.5, translating to MAKQQQEVYFVFMNFDPVYECLRADRSKEGSATLYAYLSQKHDKLLAKILQPDSYHKRSSLAIVDGFAVEITEDQASVLRSAKEVRVVEKNQELA from the exons ATGGCGAAGCAGCAGCAGGAGGTTTACTTCGTGTTCATGAACTTTGACCCCGTGTACGAATGCCTCAGAGCTGATCG GTCCAAGGAGGGGTCGGCCACGCTGTATGCATACCTGAGTCAGAAGCACGACAAGCTGCTCGCCAAGATCCTCCAGCCCGACTCCTACCACAAGAGGTCGTCCCTCGCCATCGTCGACGGCTTCGCAGTCGAGATAACTGAGGATCAG GCAAGCGTTCTGAGATCGGCCAAGGAGGTGAGGGTGGTGGAGAAGAACCAGGAGCTCGCATGA